The following proteins come from a genomic window of Gimesia chilikensis:
- a CDS encoding PSD1 and planctomycete cytochrome C domain-containing protein, which translates to MPSRPTAISTGLMLLFLVSTPILSHAAEPDSPILYENRVRTILNNKCVRCHGPSEKKAGLDLSTPRGILKGSESGRILQGGAVDESLLFQMIEADEMPPEEKDRLSATERETIRAWIQTGAHFRESVKAIPAVTQHDIIPLLHLRCVACHGGRRQEAGLDLRTRQSIMKGGKSGPVVVSGNPEASLLIQRIKAAEMPPRRKLVSVSVKPMEANELERLSQWIQLGLPEVNDSEMTESETLVSEDDRQFWSFQPPIRVEPPHVKQQHRVQNPIDAFIIKKLEDKGLTLAPPADKRTLIRRLSIDLTGLPPTPEEIDQFLNDEDPQSYENLVDRLLASPRYGERWARHWLDVVGYADSEGAQNEDKLRPHMYRYRDYVIRALNEDKPYSRFLQEQIAGDELVDYQSGNITPEVYDCLVATGFLRTAPDRTFANITNFVPDRLEVISDEIQILGSAVMGLTIKCARCHSHKFDPIPQSDYYRLTAIFKAAYDEHDWLKSQGPRTLSHVSQEEHQKYQEHERKLSRQQGLLQKKLTQLDPTKPDYQQKSTEVKKQIADLKDQHWPAPRIRALWSRESPSPTYIYKRGNYLTPGRPVEPGVPAVLTSADESIKFDQVSPDGKPIGRRLLFARWLTQPDHPLTARVIVNRIWLHHFGRGIVNTPGNFGRAGERPSHPELLDWLATEFVRQNWSMKAIHKLMVTSSTYRQSSDISDEAARLDPTGSLLSRMPLKRMEAEVLRDSLLAICGQLDETPFGPADPVEARADGLVTSRRGKAGWRRSIYVLQRRTKIPTLLENFDFPQMGPNCIQRGESLVAPQALHLMNNEMIHQLAVYLAGNIQNTVGDDREQQIQQIYLRALGREPDPEETRIGLETLQLLEEKWNTQLNNKQSSSNSVQKALSSYCHAIFNLAEFQYID; encoded by the coding sequence ATGCCTTCTCGACCAACAGCCATCTCAACGGGATTGATGTTGCTGTTTCTGGTCAGCACTCCCATTCTCTCTCATGCAGCAGAACCTGATTCCCCGATCCTCTACGAAAACCGTGTTCGCACCATTCTGAATAATAAATGCGTGCGCTGTCATGGTCCCAGCGAAAAAAAAGCGGGACTGGATCTCAGCACTCCCCGGGGAATTCTTAAAGGCAGCGAATCTGGACGTATCCTGCAAGGAGGCGCTGTTGATGAAAGCCTGTTATTCCAGATGATCGAGGCTGATGAAATGCCTCCGGAAGAAAAAGACCGTCTCAGCGCAACAGAACGCGAGACAATTCGCGCATGGATTCAGACAGGAGCCCATTTCAGGGAGTCCGTCAAAGCCATACCAGCGGTAACACAACATGATATCATCCCTCTGCTCCATCTCCGCTGTGTTGCCTGCCACGGAGGCCGCCGCCAGGAGGCGGGCCTGGACCTGAGGACCAGGCAGTCCATTATGAAGGGAGGCAAATCTGGCCCGGTAGTCGTTTCGGGGAATCCAGAAGCGAGCCTGCTGATTCAACGCATTAAAGCTGCCGAGATGCCTCCCAGGCGGAAACTGGTCTCCGTCAGTGTCAAACCGATGGAGGCGAATGAGCTGGAACGACTCTCCCAGTGGATTCAGCTGGGGCTCCCCGAGGTTAATGATTCTGAGATGACGGAATCAGAGACTCTCGTCAGCGAAGATGATCGCCAATTCTGGTCTTTTCAGCCTCCGATTCGAGTTGAGCCCCCTCATGTCAAACAGCAGCACCGAGTGCAGAATCCCATTGATGCATTCATTATAAAAAAGCTCGAGGACAAGGGGCTTACATTAGCTCCTCCAGCAGACAAACGCACGCTGATCCGTCGTCTGTCGATTGATTTAACTGGGCTGCCACCCACTCCGGAAGAAATCGACCAGTTTTTAAACGATGAAGATCCCCAGTCCTATGAAAACCTGGTTGACCGCCTGCTGGCATCCCCCCGTTATGGTGAGCGCTGGGCCAGACACTGGCTGGATGTCGTCGGATATGCAGATTCGGAAGGTGCGCAAAATGAAGACAAGCTGCGTCCTCACATGTATCGCTATCGTGACTACGTGATCCGCGCATTGAATGAGGATAAACCCTATTCACGATTCCTGCAGGAACAGATTGCCGGCGACGAACTTGTCGATTACCAGTCCGGAAATATCACCCCCGAAGTTTATGACTGCCTGGTAGCCACCGGTTTTTTGCGAACAGCTCCCGACAGAACCTTCGCCAACATCACCAATTTCGTACCGGATCGACTTGAAGTCATCTCAGATGAAATTCAGATCCTGGGTTCAGCCGTCATGGGGTTGACCATCAAATGCGCCCGCTGCCACTCGCATAAGTTTGACCCGATTCCGCAAAGCGACTATTACCGCCTGACAGCTATTTTCAAGGCGGCCTATGACGAACATGACTGGTTAAAATCACAGGGCCCTCGTACCCTGTCTCATGTCAGCCAGGAAGAACATCAGAAATATCAGGAACACGAACGCAAGCTGTCTCGACAACAGGGGCTACTACAAAAAAAACTTACCCAGTTGGATCCGACTAAACCAGACTATCAACAGAAAAGTACAGAAGTTAAAAAACAGATCGCCGACCTGAAGGACCAACACTGGCCAGCCCCTCGGATTCGCGCCCTCTGGTCCCGAGAGTCCCCATCGCCCACCTATATCTATAAACGAGGAAACTATCTCACGCCGGGTCGACCGGTCGAACCAGGTGTCCCTGCTGTCTTAACCAGTGCGGATGAATCAATTAAATTTGATCAAGTATCTCCTGATGGAAAGCCCATCGGTCGTCGACTGCTCTTCGCCCGCTGGCTGACTCAACCCGATCACCCCCTGACAGCACGGGTGATTGTCAATCGAATCTGGCTACATCATTTTGGACGGGGTATTGTCAATACACCTGGAAACTTTGGCCGTGCAGGAGAGCGCCCGTCTCACCCGGAACTCCTTGACTGGCTGGCAACCGAATTCGTTCGCCAGAACTGGAGTATGAAGGCCATTCACAAGCTGATGGTCACCTCCAGTACTTATCGGCAGTCTTCTGACATTTCCGACGAAGCAGCCCGACTCGACCCTACGGGAAGCCTTCTGTCCCGAATGCCACTCAAACGAATGGAAGCGGAGGTTCTCCGTGATTCCCTTCTGGCAATCTGCGGCCAGTTGGACGAAACCCCGTTCGGACCAGCTGATCCGGTTGAGGCACGCGCCGATGGTCTGGTGACATCCCGGCGGGGTAAAGCTGGATGGCGCAGAAGTATCTACGTTTTACAGCGTCGCACCAAAATCCCCACCTTACTGGAAAACTTTGATTTCCCTCAAATGGGACCTAACTGTATTCAGCGTGGGGAATCGCTGGTGGCTCCTCAGGCATTGCATCTCATGAATAACGAGATGATCCACCAGCTTGCGGTCTACTTAGCTGGAAATATTCAAAACACTGTTGGTGACGACAGGGAGCAACA
- a CDS encoding Nramp family divalent metal transporter, with translation MSNNISPQSARITGDLAPWSEEDLPAPPPFSIRNLFRTIGPGAILLAGSIGGGEWLIGPTITVKYGMSILWIATVAIALQLLFNLEAIRYTLYTGEPILVGIMRLRPGSKFWASGYIFATVAQLGVPALAAGCASVLFATFAGRIAGDGDATSLHLLTYLVIAITVAILLSGKTIERMLEYFSWVMITFIFSFLITVNLLFVPLSHWLKTLSGFVQFGSLPANLDPLLLATFAATAGSGGIGNLVITNWYRDKGFGMGAKVGSITSAFSHSEMQLSPVGKVFPLTEENLNHWRSWWKYVSADQVWLWGLGCLVGMLLNVNLATAVIPENTNMEHLAAGAFQARFMAEQLWTGFWWLALLNGFWVLMSTHLSNTDVLIRTVTDIVWVASPQLRERRKMNVSRLYYLFLMIATVWGLFAVHWGHAISLFKILGAVAGPVLAVAAIQILIINTKLLPQQLRPPIWRRGALIVCAICYGSLSAAFIWDLYLSLK, from the coding sequence ATGAGCAACAACATTAGTCCTCAATCTGCAAGGATCACTGGCGATCTCGCTCCTTGGAGCGAAGAGGATCTACCAGCCCCACCTCCTTTTTCGATTCGCAATCTGTTTCGTACGATCGGCCCGGGGGCCATCCTGCTCGCTGGTTCCATTGGTGGTGGCGAGTGGCTGATTGGTCCTACGATTACTGTCAAATACGGTATGAGTATTCTCTGGATTGCAACAGTCGCGATTGCTCTTCAGCTTTTATTTAATCTGGAGGCAATTCGTTACACACTCTATACCGGAGAACCCATTCTGGTAGGTATTATGCGTTTACGTCCCGGATCTAAGTTCTGGGCGAGTGGCTACATCTTTGCTACCGTAGCGCAACTGGGAGTGCCGGCTCTGGCAGCCGGATGCGCCTCAGTCCTCTTCGCGACATTTGCGGGTCGGATAGCGGGTGACGGAGATGCGACGTCACTTCATCTGCTGACTTACCTGGTAATTGCGATTACGGTAGCTATTCTACTCTCAGGAAAAACAATTGAGCGGATGCTGGAGTACTTTTCCTGGGTGATGATTACCTTCATCTTTTCCTTTCTGATTACCGTCAACCTGCTGTTTGTTCCCTTGTCACACTGGTTAAAAACACTCTCTGGATTTGTCCAGTTTGGCTCACTCCCTGCCAACCTGGATCCGCTTCTTTTAGCCACGTTTGCAGCAACAGCTGGCTCCGGGGGCATCGGTAATCTGGTAATAACCAACTGGTATCGCGATAAAGGCTTCGGCATGGGCGCCAAAGTTGGATCGATTACAAGTGCTTTCAGCCACAGTGAAATGCAGCTCTCGCCAGTCGGAAAAGTATTTCCCCTCACTGAGGAAAACCTGAATCACTGGCGCTCCTGGTGGAAATACGTCTCCGCAGACCAGGTCTGGCTCTGGGGGCTGGGTTGCCTGGTCGGCATGTTACTGAATGTGAATCTCGCAACCGCAGTCATTCCGGAAAACACTAATATGGAGCATCTGGCTGCGGGAGCATTTCAGGCACGTTTCATGGCAGAACAACTCTGGACGGGTTTCTGGTGGTTGGCCCTGTTGAACGGATTCTGGGTGCTGATGTCAACTCACCTTAGTAACACCGATGTGCTCATTCGAACGGTAACGGATATCGTCTGGGTAGCCAGCCCCCAGTTGCGGGAACGTCGTAAGATGAATGTCAGTCGGCTCTATTATCTGTTTCTGATGATTGCCACAGTCTGGGGTTTGTTTGCCGTACACTGGGGACACGCTATTTCCCTGTTTAAAATCCTGGGCGCTGTAGCAGGTCCTGTCCTGGCTGTTGCGGCGATTCAGATCCTGATTATCAACACAAAACTCCTGCCACAACAACTTAGGCCCCCCATCTGGCGGCGTGGTGCCCTGATTGTCTGTGCCATCTGCTATGGCAGTCTGTCTGCTGCGTTCATCTGGGACTTGTATTTGTCTCTTAAATGA
- a CDS encoding sialidase family protein encodes MKHSIIVAGVCGLLFGAGLFAAEPQTKSINQIERMEKIADLALIPPALNTSPLPEYGYDKLDYGMTIGIERTPGGRLWACWVAGGDSPKAFFVLATSDDDGETWSQPRLVLDSHSTDLPMDRSILVGNLWTDPEGRLWLIFDQSMHMYDGRAGVWATVCDNPDADVPVWSEPRRIWHGVTLNKPTVLSNGEWMLPISLDQREGFGPFKGCFKELDPVRGANVFVSTDKGVTWKRRGAARFPNPDWHEHMIVERKDGTLWMLARTSKGIMQTTSRDGGLTWAKPSLPPQIKQPNARFHIRRLTSGRLLLIKHGDKIDAHKGRVQLSAWLSEDDGMAWQGGLVLDERKGISYPDGFQAPNGTIYISYDRNRSTDGEILLARFTEQDIMARKLIGPKSRLKMLISRATPSGKSKAD; translated from the coding sequence ATGAAACATTCGATTATTGTTGCAGGTGTTTGTGGGCTCTTGTTCGGTGCGGGACTCTTTGCAGCCGAACCCCAAACGAAGTCGATAAATCAAATCGAGCGTATGGAAAAGATTGCCGATCTGGCGCTGATTCCTCCTGCTTTGAATACGTCTCCACTACCTGAATATGGCTACGATAAGCTCGATTACGGCATGACGATTGGGATTGAACGTACCCCGGGAGGGCGTCTCTGGGCCTGCTGGGTAGCTGGTGGGGATAGCCCCAAGGCGTTTTTTGTGCTGGCCACAAGTGATGATGATGGAGAGACCTGGTCACAACCCCGTTTGGTCCTCGATTCACATTCAACTGATTTACCCATGGATCGCAGTATTCTAGTAGGAAATCTCTGGACCGATCCTGAAGGACGTTTGTGGCTGATATTTGATCAGTCAATGCATATGTATGACGGGAGAGCTGGGGTCTGGGCCACCGTTTGTGATAACCCTGATGCAGACGTACCGGTCTGGTCTGAGCCGCGTCGTATCTGGCATGGGGTCACACTGAATAAACCAACGGTACTCTCTAATGGAGAATGGATGCTGCCGATTTCCCTCGATCAGCGGGAAGGGTTCGGTCCTTTCAAGGGATGTTTTAAAGAACTGGATCCTGTGCGAGGTGCAAATGTGTTTGTATCCACTGATAAAGGGGTAACCTGGAAACGCAGGGGAGCCGCCCGGTTTCCCAATCCGGACTGGCACGAACACATGATCGTTGAACGTAAAGACGGTACTCTCTGGATGCTGGCCCGGACCAGTAAAGGTATTATGCAGACAACATCCCGGGATGGTGGACTAACCTGGGCGAAGCCTTCATTACCTCCCCAGATTAAACAGCCGAATGCCCGCTTTCACATCCGCCGGTTAACCTCGGGGCGACTACTGTTAATCAAGCATGGTGATAAAATTGATGCCCACAAAGGCCGGGTTCAATTAAGTGCCTGGTTATCAGAGGATGACGGCATGGCCTGGCAAGGGGGGCTGGTACTGGATGAGCGGAAGGGAATATCTTATCCCGATGGATTTCAGGCACCGAATGGAACAATTTATATTTCGTATGATCGGAACCGGTCCACTGATGGAGAAATATTGCTGGCCCGCTTTACTGAGCAGGATATCATGGCTCGCAAACTGATCGGGCCGAAATCCCGACTCAAGATGCTGATTAGCCGGGCGACTCCTTCCGGAAAGTCAAAAGCTGACTAA
- a CDS encoding SRPBCC family protein — protein sequence MLNIRRNPSGNYELETEIFIPCPIKDVFDFFAQPENLETITPPWLNFKIITPGPIEMQAGALIDYQLKLHGIPLRWRTEITEWVPGVRFVDTQLKGPYRLWRHLHTFEEQTDGTLARDHVTYSVYGGALINRLFVQGDVERIFRFRLERLRNFEFATTSQLG from the coding sequence ATGCTGAATATCAGAAGAAATCCCTCGGGGAATTATGAACTGGAAACTGAGATCTTCATCCCCTGCCCCATCAAGGATGTTTTCGACTTCTTTGCGCAACCTGAGAATCTCGAGACGATTACCCCTCCCTGGCTGAATTTCAAAATCATCACCCCGGGGCCGATTGAGATGCAGGCTGGTGCCTTAATTGACTATCAACTCAAGCTGCACGGAATCCCGCTTCGCTGGAGGACAGAAATCACTGAATGGGTCCCCGGAGTCCGGTTTGTCGATACACAACTGAAGGGCCCCTATCGCCTGTGGAGGCATCTACACACATTTGAAGAACAGACCGATGGTACGCTGGCCAGGGACCATGTGACATACTCCGTTTATGGAGGTGCTCTCATCAATCGCCTGTTTGTGCAAGGCGATGTCGAACGGATTTTCAGATTTAGACTGGAGCGGCTCAGGAATTTTGAGTTTGCAACCACCAGCCAACTGGGTTAG
- a CDS encoding SDR family NAD(P)-dependent oxidoreductase, with protein sequence MSVTVGDAQNYVILGATGSVGSELSRRLVKAGHKVMLGGRDQEKLNRLSTELDSPAYKIDAAQPQTIDECLKQAEANHGSVDGVVNCIGSVLLKPAHLTSDEEWAQTLSVNLTSAFITVRSAAQVMRKNGGSVVLISSAAARAGIANHEAIAAAKAGVAGLTLSAAATYASRGIRVNAVAPGLVKSNMTRHLWESEAAEATSISMHALDRLGEPADVASLIEWLVNPENSWMTGQILGIDGGLASVIPRPRQKSG encoded by the coding sequence ATGTCTGTTACTGTTGGCGATGCACAAAACTATGTGATACTGGGGGCCACTGGATCCGTGGGATCTGAACTCAGCCGACGTCTGGTTAAAGCAGGGCATAAAGTGATGCTGGGAGGGCGTGATCAGGAGAAACTGAACCGATTATCCACGGAACTGGATTCTCCTGCATACAAAATCGATGCCGCTCAGCCGCAGACTATTGATGAATGCCTGAAACAGGCAGAAGCGAATCATGGAAGTGTCGACGGCGTTGTGAACTGTATTGGTTCTGTGTTGTTGAAACCCGCTCACTTGACCTCAGATGAAGAATGGGCTCAAACGCTTTCCGTGAATCTGACATCCGCTTTCATAACCGTTCGGAGTGCTGCTCAGGTCATGCGTAAGAATGGTGGCTCGGTTGTTTTGATCTCATCTGCTGCAGCCAGAGCTGGAATCGCAAACCATGAAGCCATTGCTGCTGCCAAAGCTGGGGTTGCCGGTTTAACCCTGTCAGCAGCCGCCACCTATGCCAGTCGAGGGATACGAGTCAATGCTGTGGCTCCCGGTCTGGTCAAATCGAATATGACTCGTCATTTGTGGGAATCAGAAGCTGCGGAAGCGACTTCGATTTCGATGCATGCCCTGGATCGACTGGGGGAGCCAGCTGATGTCGCTTCACTGATAGAATGGCTGGTGAATCCGGAGAACAGTTGGATGACGGGTCAGATTCTGGGAATCGATGGTGGGTTGGCTTCTGTGATTCCACGACCGCGACAGAAGAGTGGTTGA
- a CDS encoding cytochrome c has product MPVEPDMHEFMEYVFQPTYKRLKHSIATEPENRKAWKSIKSDALILAEGGNLLLLHEPKDNGTSWNTHSVNVRKEGGLLYKAAKARDFKVARKHYEAMLKNCNACHQDFADGEHQLAP; this is encoded by the coding sequence GTGCCCGTTGAACCCGATATGCACGAATTCATGGAATATGTCTTCCAGCCGACCTACAAACGGCTGAAGCACTCCATCGCGACAGAACCTGAAAACCGCAAGGCCTGGAAATCCATCAAATCAGATGCCCTCATCCTGGCTGAAGGTGGGAATTTATTGCTTCTGCATGAGCCGAAAGATAACGGCACCAGTTGGAATACTCACAGCGTGAATGTTCGTAAGGAAGGCGGACTGCTTTACAAAGCAGCGAAAGCCAGAGACTTCAAAGTTGCCCGCAAGCATTACGAAGCCATGCTGAAAAACTGCAACGCCTGCCACCAGGACTTTGCAGATGGCGAACATCAGCTGGCTCCTTAA
- a CDS encoding HEAT repeat domain-containing protein, with protein sequence MAINESQLTDWISQLDSSDGEIRQSARHQLVQAGSDAVPALINALDHSSETMRWEAAKALGEIRDPAAVEPLIEILADDDSVRFVAASALIGMSNDSVPALLRALINEPARFRDGGCFVLHHLASDDEKLREPLTPVVEALMSLDSSLLVPVESEKALSKLK encoded by the coding sequence ATGGCAATCAACGAAAGTCAACTCACAGACTGGATTTCTCAGCTCGATAGCTCTGATGGAGAGATCAGACAGTCAGCGCGTCATCAACTGGTTCAAGCAGGATCAGATGCGGTCCCGGCTTTGATCAATGCATTGGATCATTCTTCCGAGACTATGCGCTGGGAAGCAGCCAAAGCACTGGGAGAAATCAGAGACCCTGCTGCTGTCGAACCATTGATCGAGATTCTGGCAGACGACGACAGTGTGCGGTTTGTTGCTGCTTCTGCTCTAATTGGAATGAGTAACGATTCTGTGCCTGCCCTCTTACGTGCCCTGATTAATGAACCAGCCCGGTTCCGGGATGGTGGTTGTTTCGTGTTACATCATCTGGCATCAGATGACGAAAAACTACGTGAGCCGTTGACCCCTGTGGTTGAAGCGCTGATGTCGCTTGATTCGTCTCTGCTGGTTCCAGTTGAATCCGAAAAGGCTCTTTCAAAGCTTAAATAG
- a CDS encoding PQQ-binding-like beta-propeller repeat protein, with product MKCSFCRKKRSEQDLLTPRMQILATVCFLFFLTAKPGQANDPNPFLPAGVEDRGWPDVRGADFDAHSPEINLADSWPEEGPPVLWVKELGQGYSAFVAQGNHVYTQAQTLQGQYVYCLEAKTGITIWQYRYDWPYELAGVYPGPRATPTLAAGKVLFAAPSGLIGCLDADDGKLIWSRNVLEEFHGSGGDGFGYACSPTVVDQLVILPVGGPDASLVALNLNDGKTVWQAGNRPASYCPAFPIEHKGQKLVVGYLENALVIHDLQTGELLLEHELSEGYDEHSAWPLYREPYLWLAAPFRSGSQLLELPDQFPHSEPLKIVWRSRVMSNDVLSSVLVDGRIYGFDIFDQQSKTQRPSRGKFRCIDFLTGKELWEQGSGRPERSNNDISDELGQSGIIVADGKLILLNERGKLILLRQNPEQCEILARCSVLSGELTWTPPVLHCGCVFIRNQSRAACVYIGDPDLLPTDQATFNLADIPQEAYYDWAGQILSVEPEYAFDLPSTEWLISWYCWSLGLLIVSLVLAAVPLWWIPAQYRRRVWIRSYRIMAFLAGALGTTWISLWYQDFIFTWPLCLYIATEPVLESVQFRREGQRAAFWRDYGPLIGLLGVFTFYFLICRRLSLVFEWAFLAGPIGALPAGCSEWYLKAQTPLQVCFVLLLKLITFTCFYASGVVVLWLRY from the coding sequence GTGAAATGTTCTTTCTGCAGAAAGAAACGGTCAGAACAGGATCTGCTAACCCCCAGGATGCAGATCCTGGCGACGGTTTGCTTTCTGTTTTTCTTAACTGCAAAACCCGGGCAGGCGAACGATCCAAATCCTTTTTTACCAGCCGGTGTGGAAGATCGTGGTTGGCCTGATGTTCGGGGCGCTGATTTTGATGCGCATTCTCCGGAAATAAATCTGGCGGACAGCTGGCCTGAAGAGGGACCTCCAGTTCTGTGGGTTAAAGAACTGGGACAGGGATATTCTGCTTTCGTCGCCCAGGGGAATCACGTTTATACCCAGGCCCAGACTTTACAGGGACAATACGTGTATTGTCTGGAAGCTAAAACGGGAATAACGATCTGGCAGTACCGTTATGACTGGCCCTATGAACTGGCTGGCGTTTATCCCGGACCAAGGGCGACCCCCACGCTGGCCGCTGGAAAGGTCCTCTTTGCGGCCCCCAGTGGACTTATCGGCTGTCTGGATGCTGATGATGGGAAACTGATCTGGTCCAGAAATGTACTGGAAGAGTTTCACGGTTCAGGGGGCGACGGATTTGGTTATGCCTGTTCGCCGACAGTCGTGGATCAATTGGTCATCTTACCAGTGGGCGGGCCAGACGCCAGCCTGGTAGCTCTGAATCTCAACGATGGGAAGACCGTCTGGCAGGCAGGCAATCGACCTGCCAGTTACTGTCCAGCATTTCCGATTGAACACAAGGGGCAAAAACTGGTGGTGGGTTATCTGGAGAACGCCCTGGTTATCCATGATCTGCAGACAGGAGAGCTGCTGCTCGAGCATGAGTTATCCGAAGGATATGACGAGCACTCAGCCTGGCCCCTTTATCGAGAACCGTATCTCTGGCTCGCTGCTCCTTTTCGTTCTGGCTCTCAATTATTGGAACTGCCGGATCAGTTTCCACACTCAGAACCGTTGAAAATAGTCTGGCGTTCTCGTGTGATGTCCAATGATGTGTTATCGAGTGTGCTGGTGGATGGAAGGATTTACGGTTTTGATATATTTGATCAACAGTCAAAAACACAGCGTCCTTCTCGAGGTAAGTTTCGTTGTATTGATTTTTTGACAGGTAAAGAATTATGGGAGCAGGGATCTGGACGCCCCGAACGATCGAATAATGACATCTCTGACGAGCTGGGACAATCCGGCATCATTGTCGCTGATGGAAAACTGATTCTCCTTAATGAACGCGGCAAGTTGATCCTGCTTCGTCAGAATCCCGAGCAATGTGAAATTCTGGCTCGATGTTCGGTTCTTTCAGGAGAATTAACCTGGACGCCCCCGGTGCTGCACTGTGGTTGCGTATTTATTCGAAATCAATCCCGGGCCGCCTGTGTTTATATCGGGGATCCTGATCTGTTACCGACTGATCAGGCCACATTCAATCTGGCTGATATTCCGCAGGAAGCTTACTACGACTGGGCGGGACAGATCCTGTCCGTGGAACCAGAGTACGCTTTCGATTTGCCTTCGACAGAATGGCTTATTAGCTGGTACTGCTGGTCTCTCGGTTTACTGATCGTCAGCCTGGTGCTGGCTGCAGTTCCACTCTGGTGGATACCGGCTCAATATCGAAGGCGGGTGTGGATCCGCTCATACCGTATCATGGCATTTCTAGCCGGGGCACTCGGAACCACCTGGATCAGTCTCTGGTATCAGGATTTTATTTTCACGTGGCCGTTGTGTCTCTATATCGCGACCGAACCTGTGCTGGAGTCTGTCCAGTTTCGCAGGGAAGGTCAACGGGCTGCCTTCTGGCGAGATTATGGGCCACTTATCGGTTTACTTGGGGTATTTACTTTCTACTTTTTAATCTGCCGTCGGCTGAGCCTCGTCTTCGAATGGGCGTTTCTGGCGGGACCTATCGGGGCGTTACCTGCAGGTTGCTCGGAATGGTATTTAAAAGCTCAGACACCGCTGCAGGTGTGCTTCGTTTTGCTATTGAAACTGATTACATTTACCTGTTTTTATGCTAGTGGAGTTGTCGTCCTCTGGCTGCGTTATTGA